TCAACCTTCATCGGTAAATGGACAGGAAGTGGTCAATTTTGATATATCTGTTGCAGGGATTTCAATCGGAGAAATGAGCGCCATCAAAACCACCACAGGTAATGAAATAAAATATCAGATCAACAGCTTGGTGAGTTTTTGGTTTTTTGGAAAAATATCGGTGGATTATAAATCAAATACTATTTATAAAAACAAGCAACTTTACAGTGCCATCAGCAGCACAAATTCAAAAAGAGGTGATTTTTCCTCCTCCATCCAATGGAACAAAGATCATTATAAAGTGGATGCAAAAACGTATAAATTTGAAAATAACAGTCCGATCAAAAAACCATTTTTTTTTAGTTCAGCCATGTTGTTTTTCGAGGAACCAAAAATGGTAAAAGAATTTTTAGCTGAAAATTTTGGTCTTCCCTCCCCTGTGACAAAAGTTAAAGATTATTACGAAGTTGATGTAAATGGGCATAAAAATAGGTACTACTATATTGGTGGCAAGTTGGACAAGGCGATTATATATAATCCCGTCAAGAATTATATGATCAAAAGAAAATGATTTTTTTATGAAGCTGAGCATTATTATTCCTGTTTTGAATGAATCAAAAAATCTTCAGGAATTGTTGCCATTTTTTCTCAATCATAAAATGAAAAATGATTTTGAAGTGATTGTAGTGGATGGGGGAAGTAGCGACGATTCAGTAGAAACTGCATTTAAATTTGGCACTAGGGTTGTGACATCGAAAGTAAGTTCCCGGGCCTGTCAGATGAATTTAGGCGCTAGAAATACTACAGGGAATATCCTTTATTTCGTCCACGCAGATGTCAGACTTTTGAATA
This window of the Aquiflexum balticum DSM 16537 genome carries:
- a CDS encoding DUF6134 family protein, which produces MKRHLNRFVSICLISFFFQPSSVNGQEVVNFDISVAGISIGEMSAIKTTTGNEIKYQINSLVSFWFFGKISVDYKSNTIYKNKQLYSAISSTNSKRGDFSSSIQWNKDHYKVDAKTYKFENNSPIKKPFFFSSAMLFFEEPKMVKEFLAENFGLPSPVTKVKDYYEVDVNGHKNRYYYIGGKLDKAIIYNPVKNYMIKRK